The following proteins are co-located in the Bradyrhizobium sp. AZCC 2176 genome:
- a CDS encoding sigma-70 family RNA polymerase sigma factor — translation MPLTDSLRDDILASVPSLRAFAISLSGNGDRADDLVQETLLRAIANIDSFQPGSNLPAWLFTILRNLFRSDYRKRRREVEDAEGNYAKTLKTQPAQNAHLEFEEFRNALDKLPQDQREALILVGASGFSYEDAAAICGCAVGTIKSRVNRARSKLSALLYVDGAEDFGPDETVRAVIGGNGG, via the coding sequence ATGCCTCTCACAGACTCTCTTCGCGACGACATTTTGGCGTCGGTACCCAGCCTGCGCGCGTTCGCGATCTCGCTCTCAGGTAACGGCGACCGTGCGGACGACCTGGTTCAGGAAACATTGCTGCGCGCCATTGCCAATATCGACTCGTTCCAGCCCGGCTCGAACCTGCCGGCCTGGCTGTTCACCATCCTGCGCAACCTGTTCCGCTCGGACTACCGGAAGCGGCGGCGCGAGGTGGAGGACGCTGAGGGCAATTACGCGAAAACCCTGAAGACCCAGCCGGCGCAGAATGCGCATCTGGAGTTTGAGGAGTTTCGCAACGCGCTCGACAAGCTGCCGCAGGACCAGCGTGAAGCGTTGATCCTGGTCGGCGCCTCCGGCTTTTCCTATGAGGACGCCGCCGCCATCTGCGGCTGCGCGGTCGGCACCATCAAGAGCCGCGTCAACCGCGCGCGCTCGAAACTGTCGGCGCTGCTCTATGTCGATGGCGCCGAGGATTTCGGACCCGACGAGACCGTGCGCGCGGTGATCGGCGGCAACGGCGGGTAA
- a CDS encoding NepR family anti-sigma factor, protein MKEVKKQGGLNAEIQSRIGHQLRAMYDDVVRQGVPDRFAELIRKLDGPEAAAAQIDETAKNDGRD, encoded by the coding sequence ATGAAGGAAGTAAAAAAGCAGGGCGGGCTCAATGCAGAGATTCAATCCAGGATCGGGCATCAGCTCCGCGCCATGTACGATGACGTGGTCCGACAGGGCGTGCCGGACCGCTTTGCAGAGCTGATCCGTAAGCTCGATGGGCCGGAAGCGGCGGCGGCCCAGATCGACGAAACAGCAAAAAATGACGGGAGGGACTAA
- a CDS encoding response regulator → MSRSQLVAEHLPLLRRYARALTGNQASGDAYVAAMLEALLQDGSLLDERFGPRAGLFKLFTQIWNSVALNDNPDVATLALPPERRLSNITPLPRQAFLLLSLEGFSEEEVAFILNTDIAETRALTDAAGREMAAEIATDVLIIEDETFIAMDLESLVKNLGHNVIGVARTHADAVALAKNKKPGLILADIQLADGSSGLDAVNELLRVFEVPVVFITAYPERFLTGERPEPAFLISKPFQPAMVSAVASQALFFQRNSRNRAPRAATG, encoded by the coding sequence ATGTCCCGATCACAGCTCGTTGCTGAACATCTGCCGCTGTTGCGGCGCTATGCCCGTGCGCTGACCGGAAATCAGGCCTCGGGCGATGCCTATGTGGCCGCCATGCTGGAGGCCCTGCTGCAGGATGGCTCCCTGCTGGACGAACGGTTCGGCCCGCGCGCCGGGCTGTTCAAGCTGTTCACCCAGATCTGGAACTCGGTCGCGCTCAACGACAATCCTGATGTCGCGACACTGGCGCTGCCGCCGGAGCGCCGGTTGTCGAACATCACGCCGTTGCCGCGGCAGGCGTTCCTGCTGCTGTCGCTCGAAGGCTTCTCCGAGGAGGAGGTGGCGTTCATCCTCAATACCGACATCGCCGAGACCCGCGCGCTGACGGATGCCGCCGGCCGCGAGATGGCGGCGGAAATCGCCACCGACGTTCTGATCATCGAGGACGAGACTTTCATCGCGATGGACCTCGAGAGCCTCGTGAAGAACCTCGGTCACAACGTAATCGGCGTCGCCCGCACCCATGCCGATGCGGTGGCGCTCGCCAAGAACAAGAAGCCCGGCCTGATCCTCGCCGATATCCAGCTCGCCGACGGCTCGTCGGGCCTGGATGCGGTCAACGAATTGCTGCGCGTGTTCGAGGTGCCGGTGGTGTTCATCACCGCTTACCCCGAGCGCTTCCTGACCGGCGAACGCCCCGAGCCGGCGTTCCTGATCTCGAAACCATTCCAGCCCGCGATGGTCTCTGCCGTCGCCAGCCAGGCGCTATTCTTCCAGCGCAACTCGCGCAACCGCGCGCCGCGGGCGGCCACGGGCTGA